Proteins encoded in a region of the Hippopotamus amphibius kiboko isolate mHipAmp2 chromosome 11, mHipAmp2.hap2, whole genome shotgun sequence genome:
- the POM121L2 gene encoding POM121-like protein 2, with protein sequence MGSYLGKLGLSPSSPAEGRTDLSERPLNRRPAQPLHQVHRVQHVHRVHPAARHRPARRPLNWDPTNPTGWVVNEAWRRFPMKRSQNSIMGPLASDWWESYFKRSIWSLRHPRAIWSPVTIKIGPPEWTGPPSPSPAEVINSAGFSPSEKPPGPCAKETVLRALRECKKGKVRLEEPWFHESLDSKGRVPGARPSAFKPLRKNGVLISFASRPGPLKRSLHPWGSDHSLSKQPSCSPMDSLASAYTGSPLSSKRNAVTSSYSSSRDFSEPWKRSSPSASFPIPEWPLKRKENGHQSHSPVPLVSETSGCSGQQNQIPLLLYSPESPLSLTPSPQLGCTVPEDLALGKKAGLQWRNKAREDTTEVTTDSVSETWSAIQPSLSQGTDPQLESLNKMQTPPGLLAFPQPTGEAISVAHSPVKTERLLAPRACSQSGPLSDISSDSKPTGTYILLTPVSHTSPVTDTTWPPSTSQAAMPQDSPATIPEGSTLQSTLLGGMSSPAPHLPESAPPVATSADHMSKPILGFPPNSEIGGSLYSRISVAAAAPSTPGILTPTFTPIFGSIRPLKTMPLIAPFSVKQTSPPPTPASTHFFHGLVKATSVVMSTTPTSTSKDSFKPPLDISVVNVTSTMGNTYSIPSTSHTFLLGAACAFRASFSPTTGFIFPTHQHTTIPTVQTATIFSQVLPSAVQISPMRSTANFKAMGSPLSASALVTTNQPALSSRISSSTSASTILLGSSSRPHFPLSLGATPQPVLGAAYGQKKGVPQAGLGPSFSSSFTFGNSTVASSIPAPTPAQPSFSSTTQSAFGGSAPSASTFHMPASLRPDFNKTAVGFPSGQATTNGFGVITSTHRSGACSSAFGSTAPRPFDFGGLVTPMECGETGISVTAPDISSNSGAFSTGAVPSGTTSTITPLGKDWGPNNQGLTSQGTHFAFRRARISARKTVFGDPSMAPFAQRTPVPGLVKAGSSLGFAMPSSPPQGSVGRGSFRSSAPSFSIGAKSKTPKNREQGHSRRHHAHKK encoded by the coding sequence atgggcagTTACCTGGGCAAGCTGGGACTCTCGCCATCATCCCCAGCAGAGGGGCGCACGGACTTGTCGGAGAGGCCCTTGAACCGCCGGCCAGCTCAGCCCCTTCATCAAGTCCACCGGGTTCAGCACGTCCATCGTGTCCACCCTGCCGCTCGGCACAGACCTGCGAGGAGGCCGCTGAACTGGGATCCTACCAATCCCACTGGGTGGGTGGTCAACGAGGCTTGGAGGCGCTTTCCCATGAAGAGGTCTCAGAATTCCATCATGGGGCCTCTTGCCTCAGACTGGTGGGAAAGTTACTTCAAGCGAAGTATCTGGTCTCTTCGGCACCCCAGGGCGATATGGAGCCCGGTGACCATCAAGATCGGCCCTCCTGAGTGGACAgggcccccctccccttccccagcagaGGTAATCAACTCTGCAGGGTTCTCACCTTCTGAGAAGCCCCCAGGCCCATGTGCGAAGGAGACAGTGCTGAGGGCCCTCAGAGAGTGCAAGAAGGGGAAAGTGAGGTTGGAAGAACCATGGTTCCACGAGAGCTTGGACAGTAAGGGAAGGGTTCCAGGGGCCAGACCATCTGCGTTTAAGCCTCTGAGGAAAAATGGAGTCCTCATTTCTTTTGCGTCCAGGCCTGGGCCTCTGAAGAGAAGCCTCCACCCCTGGGGCTCAGATCACAGCTTGAGTAAGCAGCCAAGTTGCTCTCCAATGGACTCCTTGGCCAGCGCATACACAGGTAGCCCCCTTAGCTCCAAAAGAAATGCTGTTACAAGCTCTTACAGCTCTTCTAGAGATTTCTCTGAACCTTGGAAGAGAAGTAGTCCCAGTGCATCATTCCCGATACCAGAGTGGCcactaaaaaggaaagaaaatggtcaTCAGTCTCACTCTCCAGTCCCACTGGTATCAGAAACATCGGGGTGCTCTGGGCAGCAAAATCAGATTCCCCTGCTTCTATATAGCCCTGAGAGCCCTCTGTCCCTGACTCCATCTCCCCAGCTTGGTTGTACAGTCCCTGAAGACCTGGCCTTAGGGAAGAAAGCTGGACTCCAATGGAGAAACAAAGCCAGAGAGGATACGACTGAGGTCACCACAGACTCTGTGTCTGAGACTTGGTCTGCTATTCAGCCTTCCCTGTCCCAGGGCACTGATCCTCAGTTGGAGAGCTTAAATAAAATGCAGACGCCTCCAGGTCTACTGGCCTTCCCACAACCTACTGGAGAGGCAATCAGTGTGGCCCACTCGCCTGTGAAGACAGAGAGACTGCTGGCCCCACGTGCGTGCTCACAGTCAGGGCCCCTTTCAGACATCTCTTCAGACTCAAAACCCACAGGTACTTACATCCTTCTGACGCCTGTTTCTCACACATCACCAGTCACGGACACCACATGGCCACCTTCAACATCTCAGGCTGCCATGCCCCAAGACTCACCCGCCACCATCCCTGAAGGATCCACTCTGCAAAGTACTTTGCTTGGAGGGATGAGCAGCCCAGCTCCCCATCTTCCTGAATCTGCACCTCCTGTTGCAACTTCTGCTGACCACATGTCAAAACCCATTTTGGGGTTCCCACCCAATAGTGAGATTGGAGGCTCCTTATATTCCAGAATTTCAGTCGCAGCTGCAGCCCCTTCAACTCCGGGTATCTTAACTCCCACGTTCACGCCTATCTTTGGCAGCATAAGACCACTTAAAACTATGCCCCTGATAGCTCCTTTCTCTGTCAAGCAGACCTCTCCTCCACCTACTCCTGCTTCTACTCATTTCTTCCATGGCCTGGTCAAGGCTACCTCTGTGGTCATGTCCACCACCCCAACCAGCACATCCAAAGACTCTTTTAAGCCACCTTTGGATATTAGTGTAGTGAATGTCACCAGTACCATGGGCAACACTTACTCCATCCCTTCCACCTCCCACACTTTCCTTCTTGGGGCTGCCTGTGCCTTCAGGGCCAGTTTCTCCCCCACCACAGGCTTTATTTTCCCAACACACCAGCATACTACCATTCCAACTGTACAGACAGCCACCATCTTTAGCCAGGTTCTTCCCAGTGCTGTCCAGATATCCCCTATGAGGAGCACTGCCAATTTTAAGGCGATGGGTAGCCCTCTGTCAGCTTCAGCCCTAGTAACCACTAACCAGCCTGCATTGTCATCCAGGATCTCCAGTTCGACCTCAGCATCCACAATTCTCTTGGGGTCAAGCTCAAGGCCACATTTCCCACTATCCCTGGGAGCCACTCCCCAGCCTGTACTTGGGGCTGCGTATGGGCAGAAGAAAGGAGTCCCCCAAGCAGGCCTTGGCCCAAGCTTCAGTAGCTCTTTCACTTTTGGAAACTCAACAGTGGCATCCTCAATCCCAGCACCAACTCCAGCCCAGCCATCTTTCAGCAGTACCACACAATCAGCCTTTGGGGGTTCAGCACCATCAGCCTCCACCTTTCATATGCCTGCCAGCCTCCGGCCAGACTTCAACAAGACTGCAGTAGGTTTTCCCTCTGGTCAAGCTACTACAAATGGTTTTGGAGTTATCACTTCAACCCATCGGAGTGGGGCTTGTAGCTCAGCATTTGGTAGCACAGCCCCGCGACCTTTTGACTTTGGGGGATTAGTGACCCCTATGGAGTGCGGGGAGACTGGGATCAGTGTGACTGCCCCAGACATAAGCTCCAACTCTGGAGCTTTCAGCACTGGAGCAGTGCCAAGTGGGACCACTAGCACCATCACACCCTTGGGAAAAGACTGGGGCCCAAACAACCAGGGCCTGACTAGCCAGGGCACACATTTTGCCTTCAGGAGGGCCAGGATTTCTGCAAGAAAAACTGTGTTTGGGGATCCCTCCATGGCCCCCTTTGCTCAGCGCACCCCTGTCCCTGGACTAGTTAAGGCAGGCAGCAGCCTTGGCTTTGCGATGCCCTCTTCACCTCCCCAGGGTTCTGTTGGGAGAGGATCTTTCAGATCATCAGCCCCTTCATTTTCCATTGGTGCAAAATCCAAAACCCCAAAGAACAGGGAGCAAGGGCATTCCCGAAGGCATCATGCCCACAAGAAATAA
- the LOC130830819 gene encoding LOW QUALITY PROTEIN: zinc finger protein 345-like (The sequence of the model RefSeq protein was modified relative to this genomic sequence to represent the inferred CDS: substituted 1 base at 1 genomic stop codon) encodes MGYVKNRLESQEGDQQTGVLIKHQRTHTGEKPYECNECGKSFSQSSSLLNIKEYTLERNPLSAKNRTHNGENSFKCVDCGKACRGHSALRSHYKTHTGENPCRCNACERAFSQSSHLTIHQVIHTREKPYECNECGKAFSHSANLAKHQKTHTGERLYKCSQCGKIFSQSSNLTTHQIIHTGEKPYECGECGKVFSQSASLTKHQKIHQGVKPYKCSECGKTFRDDATLIQHETSHTGERPYKCNECGKRLNLSSHLTNHEKTHTGEKPYRCSECGRAFSYCSVLIQHQRIHSGERPHKCPECGKTFSRSTYLSQHQRIHTGEKPYKCLECGKAFSQSTHLTLHQRIHTGEKPYECKECGKTFSQCAPLTQHQRVHTGEKPYECNECGKAFSDHSALIQHHIVHTGEKPFECNDCGKAFSYCSDLIEHQRTHTGKKPYKCNECGNAFSDCSALIQHQRTHTGEKPCECNECGKAFGNYSALIXHQRTHTGEKSYECKECGKTFSRSTCLTQHQRSHTGEKPYKCNECGKTFTQSSFLTQHMRVHTGEKPYKCNESGKAFSDPSGHIQHQRTHTGEKPYECNDCGKAFSFCSALIQHKRVHTGEKPFKCNDCGKAFSDKSALTQHQRTHTGEKSYKCSVCGKAFSQSTNLTNHQKTHTGEKSYKCNECGKAFSYCSGLIQHQIIHTGEKPYECNKCGKVFSRWTDLKKHQKMHTEGKLHKCNECGKAFSQNTYLTKHQKIRSDEKANIHTECRKTFRQNSSFVQHEKLHTGENPLNALGVWLVWRPFPGKQKEDRENCQLPRVTK; translated from the exons ATGGGGTATGTAAAGAATAGATTGGAGAGCCAAGAGGGAGACCAGCAGA CAGGAGTTCTTATAAAACATCAGAGAactcacactggtgagaaaccctatgaatgtaatgagtgtgggaaGTCCTTTAGCCAGAGTTCATCattattaaacataaaagaatacacactggagagaaaccctctGAGTGCAAAGAAT AGAACTCATAATGGAGAAAACTCCTTTAAATGTGTTGATTGTGGGAAGGCCTGCAGAGGCCACTCTGCTCTCAGAAGTCACTATaaaactcacactggagagaacCCCTGTAGGTGTAATGCATGcgagagagccttcagccagagTTCACACCTTACCATACATCAAGTAATCCACACCAGAGAGAAGCcttatgaatgtaatgaatgtgggaaggcctttagcCACAGTGCAAATCTTGCTAAACATCAGaaaactcacactggagagagaCTCTATAAATGTAGCCAGTGTGGGAAAATCTTCAGCCAGAGTTCAAACCTTACCACACATCAGATAAtacatactggagagaaaccctatgaatgtggTGAATGTGGTAAAGTCTTTAGCCAGAGTGCAAGTCTCACCAAACACCAGAAGA TTCATCAGGGAGTT AAACCTTATAAatgtagtgaatgtgggaaaaccttcagAGATGATGCTACTCTCATTCAACATGAAACAAGTCATACTGGAGAACGACCctataaatgtaatgaatgtggaaagAGACTTAACCTGAGTTCCCATTTAACAAACCATGAGAAGACTCATACTGGAGAAAAGCCCTACagatgcagtgaatgtgggaggGCCTTCAGTTATTGCTCAGTCCTTAttcaacatcagagaattcatagtGGGGAAAGACCTCACAAGTGTCCTGAATGTGGCAAGACATTCAGTCGTAGTACATACCTTAGTCAGCATCAAagaattcatactggtgagaaaccctataaatgtCTTGAATGTGGCAAGGCTTTTAGCCAGAGCACACATCTTACTCTACATcaaagaattcatactggagagaaaccttatgaatgcaAGGAATGTGGTAAAACCTTTAGTCAGTGTGCACCTCTTACTCAACATCAAAGAGTTCATACAGGAGAAAAGCcttatgaatgtaatgaatgtgggaaagccttcagtgaTCACTCAGCTCTTATTCAACATCATATCgtccatactggagagaaaccttttgAATGCAATGActgtgggaaagctttcagttaCTGTTCAGACCTCATTGAACATCAGAGAACGCATACTGGAAAGAAACCATACAAATGCAATGAATGTGGGAATGCCTTTAGTGATTGTTCAGCCCTTATTCAGCATCAAAggactcacactggagagaagccctgtgAGTGTAATGAATGTGGCAAAGCCTTTGGTAACTACTCAGCTCTTATTTGACATCAAAgaactcatactggagagaagtcatatgaatgtaaggaatgtggaaaaaCCTTCAGCAGAAGTACATGCCTTACTCAACATCAGAGAAgtcatacaggagagaaaccatataaatgtaatgaatgtgggaaaacttTTACCCAGAGTTCATTCCTTACGCAACACATGAGGGttcatactggagaaaaaccttacaaatgtaatgaaaGTGGGAAAGCTTTTAGTGACCCCTCAGGGCATATTCAGCATCAGAGAACCCACACTGGCGAGAAGCCATATGAATGTAATGAttgtgggaaagctttcagtttctGTTCAGCCCTTATTCAGCACAAGAgagttcatactggagagaagccttttaAATGCAATGACTGTGGAAAAGCCTTCAGTGATAAGTCAGCACTTACTCAACATCAaagaactcacactggagagaaatcCTATAAATGTAGTGtatgtggaaaagccttcagtCAGAGTACAAACCTCACAAATCACCAGAAAACTCATACTGGTGAAAAATcttataaatgtaatgaatgtggaaaagcctttagTTACTGTTCAGGGCTTATTCAACATCAGAtcattcatactggagagaaaccttatgaatgcaATAAATGTGGCAAAGTCTTCAGCCGGTGGACAGACCTtaaaaaacatcagaaaatgCATACTGAAGGAAAACTTCACaagtgtaatgaatgtgggaaagcctttagccAGAACACATATCTTACAAAACATCAGAAAATTCGTAGTGATGAGAAGGCAAATATACATACTGAGTGTAGGAAAACCTTTAGACAAAACTCTTCTTTTGTTCAACATGAAAAGCTTCACACTGGAGAAAATCCTCTGAATGCCTTGGGAGTTTGGCTAGTATGGAGACCTTTCCCAGGGAAACAGAAAGAGGATCGTGAAAACTGTCAACTTCCTAGAGTGACGAAATAG